CGACCCCCCGTTCACGAGCATCATGATGTCGCGGCGCAGCCCGTCTCCCCCGCGGAACCGCCCCCGCCCCCCGCTGCCGCGGCGGAGCGAATAGCGCGTCACCCGGAAGGGATAGGCGTGCTCCAGCGCCTCCACGGGCGTGTTGAGCGAGTTGGACATGTGGCAGTGAACCCCCGAGAGCCCGGGACGGCCCGGACCGGCGCCCATCCCGCCCCCCACCGTCTCGTAGTACGCGAAGCTCTCGCCGCGAAGGTCGATTCCGCCCATGGTGGTGTTGTTCATGGTCCCCTGGCTGAGCGCGGGCACGAGATCGGGCAGCGCCTCCGCGAAGGCGCGCAGCAGCGTATCTGTGATCCGCTGGCTGGCCTCCACGTTGCCCGCGGCGACGCTGGCCGGCAGGTGCGCGTTCACAAGCGAGCCCGGCGGAAGGCGCTGCTCCACGCAGGTCATCGACCCTCCCCCCGCGGGCAGTTCCTCGCCCAGCAGCCCCTCCACCACGCAGCGCACCACGTAGCGCACCGCGGACGAGGTGATGGCCGCCACCGCGTTGATCCCGCCCTCGGTCTGGGGCGAGGTGCCCGCGAAGTCGATCACCAGCCCGTCGCGCGATACCTCGATCGCCACCCGGATGGGCACCGGACCGTGTCCGAACCCGTCGTCGTCCATGAAGTCCTCCGCCTCGAAGCGCCCCGCGGGCATGCGCCGGATGCCGGTGAGGAGGAGGCGGTCGGCGTAGGCGACGAGCTCGTACATGGCGCCCAGCACCGCCCCGCTGCCCCGCCGCTCCACCAGGTCGAGCAGCCGCACCTGTCCGGTGTAGAGCGCCGCGATCTGCGCCTGCAGGTCGCCCGCGCGCTCGACCGGGGTGCGCACGTTGGCCATGATGGTGTCCCACAGCCCGTGCCGCCGCTTTCCGCGCACGAAGAGCCGCACGGGAGGGATGCGCAGCCCCTCCTGGTAGATCTCGCGGGCCAGCGGCATCGACCCCGGCGTCATCCCGCCCACATCGGAGTGGTGCGCCCGCGAGGCGACGTAGCCCAGCAGCACGCCGTCGGGCCGCGAATACACGGGCGCGATGAGCGTGATGTCGGGGAGATGGGTCCCGCCCCTGAAGGGATCGTTGAGGCACGCGATGTCGCCGTCCTCGAGGGTGCCCAGCTCCGCGAGGGCGGCCTCCACGCTCATCGGCATGGCGCCGAGATGGACCGGCATGTGGTCTCCGAGCGCGACCGCGATGCCGTCCGGCGTGAAGAGCGCGCACGAATAGTCGCGGCGCTCCTTGATGTTGGGAGAGAAGGAGGAACGCCGCAGCGCAGCCCCCATCTCCTCCGCGAGCGCGGCGAACAGTTGCCGGAAGATCTCGAGCGTCACGGCGTCCGGACGAACGCCGGAGATCCCGCCCGGATTTGCACCGCTCGCGGTCACAGCGTAACCTTGCTGGGCTTTTCCGCCGGATTTTGGGTCGGCGATGTCGTCATGCATGGCAAAAGGAGGTGAAGTTGTCGGATTCGAAGCTCCTGGATCGAGCCAGGGATGAGCTTTTCAGTCACATCAACCGATGTGGCGTGGTCGACGCCAGCGAGGCCGACCAGACGGAGTGGATGAACGATACCATCGACTATCTCGGGGAACGTTATCCGACTCTCGCGGCACACGAACTGCGCTTTCTGCACGCCGTCGGCATGCGCTTCTGCCAGCCCGCCATAGCCCGCGGCGCCGCCACAATCACCACTGGCGGCAACTCCGACGCTCCCGCCGGCCAGGAGTAGTCCGGGCGCCCGAGAATACCGCAGCCCGGCACACCGGCGCAAATCTGTGCCGGTTCTCATTCAACCCGCACAATTCTGCCGCGCGCCGCTCCGTCGGACACCGCCGGAGTCTGGTTGCCGTATGGGCCCCAGGTTAGATTTGGGCGCGCTCGCGCCTGCGAGACCCTGGTCCGAACCGGCCATCCTGCGGGCACTCCGGAAGCGCCCCACATCTCCATCGGGAGGATGCGGATGATGCAAGAGCGGTTCCTGAGCTCTGAAGAATACGATGAGGAAGCATACAAGCTCTACGATGAAGGCGATTACGAAGGGGCCCTCGAGATGTTGAAGGAGGGCCTTTCCTTATATCCCAATGCCGTGGAACTGTACGTCGGCATGGGATACGCGCGGCTCGCGCGCGAGGAGTATGCGTGGGCCCGCGAGAGCTTCCAGCATGCGCTCATCCTGGATCCCGATCACGAGGACGCCCTGGTGGGAATGGGAGAGCTGCTCCTCCGGTTCGGAAAGAAGGAGAGCGCGCTCAGGCTCTTCAGGAAGGTGGAGGCTCTCGGCTACGACGCGGACATGGACCTCATGCTGACGATGGGCCGGGCTCTGTACGGTGCGGGTCTGTACGTGGAAGCGCGCGACGCGTTTGCCAGACTGGTGGCATCGAGGCCGGACTCGGCCGAGGCGGTTGCGGCGCTCGGGTACGCGCTCCAGCGCACCGGAAACGAGCTCGAGGCGACCCGCCACATCCGGCGCGCGCTGCGGCTCGCCCCGGAACTGCATGAGGCCCGCATCTTCCTGGGTCATGTGCTGTACGACCGTGCCGACCGGGAAGGAGCGATGCGCGAGTTCGAACAGGTGCCCCCCGCCGAGCACTGGGACTCGCGGGCGGTATGGCGGGTGATCGAGTTGAACGCTTCCCTGAGGGGCGTCCCGGTAGACGATGCGCGCATGGAGCCCTGGCAGGCCCGGCTGCGGGAGCTGGAAAGCCTTTCGGATCCGCTCGACCGGCTGCTGGCCGAGGTGGAGGCGCAGGCCTCCGGCATCGTCGAGTCCGTGACC
The nucleotide sequence above comes from Gammaproteobacteria bacterium. Encoded proteins:
- a CDS encoding tetratricopeptide repeat protein; translated protein: MMQERFLSSEEYDEEAYKLYDEGDYEGALEMLKEGLSLYPNAVELYVGMGYARLAREEYAWARESFQHALILDPDHEDALVGMGELLLRFGKKESALRLFRKVEALGYDADMDLMLTMGRALYGAGLYVEARDAFARLVASRPDSAEAVAALGYALQRTGNELEATRHIRRALRLAPELHEARIFLGHVLYDRADREGAMREFEQVPPAEHWDSRAVWRVIELNASLRGVPVDDARMEPWQARLRELESLSDPLDRLLAEVEAQASGIVESVTDHQQLELFENAPLADREAHHLRTREGRPFRGTWHEIVRQMRDDAGFSHETVSHYMRRLSERWREQFGLQIPIVDPESFLTAALRAGLMQRVDDGPAPAG
- a CDS encoding hydantoinase B/oxoprolinase family protein, with the protein product MTASGANPGGISGVRPDAVTLEIFRQLFAALAEEMGAALRRSSFSPNIKERRDYSCALFTPDGIAVALGDHMPVHLGAMPMSVEAALAELGTLEDGDIACLNDPFRGGTHLPDITLIAPVYSRPDGVLLGYVASRAHHSDVGGMTPGSMPLAREIYQEGLRIPPVRLFVRGKRRHGLWDTIMANVRTPVERAGDLQAQIAALYTGQVRLLDLVERRGSGAVLGAMYELVAYADRLLLTGIRRMPAGRFEAEDFMDDDGFGHGPVPIRVAIEVSRDGLVIDFAGTSPQTEGGINAVAAITSSAVRYVVRCVVEGLLGEELPAGGGSMTCVEQRLPPGSLVNAHLPASVAAGNVEASQRITDTLLRAFAEALPDLVPALSQGTMNNTTMGGIDLRGESFAYYETVGGGMGAGPGRPGLSGVHCHMSNSLNTPVEALEHAYPFRVTRYSLRRGSGGRGRFRGGDGLRRDIMMLVNGGSTLLCERRTRGPAGARGGEDGAPGINTLISGDEERILPGKTSLEVKAGDIISIRSPGGGGWGPPDDAADRSPGAKA